In the Armatimonadota bacterium genome, CTGGTGGCCCTGCTGTCCATCTGGTTCGACCTGGGGCACATGGCGCGGTTCTACCGGGTGTTCACCTCGCCCAACTTCAGCTCCATGATGGCCTGGATGATCTGGCTATACACCGCCTACTTCGTCCTGCTGCTGGCCGAAGCGTACCTGGCGTTCCGCCCCGACCTGGTCCGGTGGAGCCGCGATGCGGCCCGCACCCCCATCCAGCGCGTGGTCGCCCGCTGGCTCACGCTCGGGCGCACCGCCCTGGACCCGGCCACGGTGGCCGCCGAGGGCCGCGCCGTCAGGATCCTGGGCACCATCGGTGTACCGCTCGCCGTGGCCTTCCACGGGGGCGTCGGTGCCCTCTTCGCCACCGTCAGCGCCAAGCTCTACTGGCACCAGTCCATCGTGCCCATCCTGTTCCTGACCGGCGCCCTGGTCTCGGGCGGAGGGTTGCTCACGGCCGTCGTCGCGTTCGCGTGGGCCCCGCGCGACGACGCCTGGCGGCAGCTCACGGCGCTGCTCGGCCGCCTGCTCCTGGTGCTGGTCCTGGTCGACGTCCTCCTGGAGTGGGCCGAGTTCTCGATCCCGCTCTGGTACGGCACGAGCCCCGAAGGCCACTTGCTGCGCCAGGTGCTGTGGGGGCCGTACTGGTGGGTCTTCTGGATCGTGCACCTGGGACTGGGCACCGCGATCCCCACGATTCTACTGGTCGCCCGCGGCCGTGACCCCATCGCGGTGGGGACGGCCGGCCTGCTGGTCGCGGCCACCTTCATGAGCGTGCGTCTGAACGTGGTGATCCCCGCACAGCTGGAACCGGCGCTGCGCGGCCTGGAGCGGGCGTTCGTCGGGCCGCGCCTGGTGTTCCAGTACGCGCCGACGGTGCACGAATGGCTGGTGACGCTCTTCGTGCTGACCGTCGGGGCCGCGCTGTTCTGGCTGGGAGCCAGGATCCTCCCGCTGATCGACGCAAAGGAGGTCGTGCGATGAGCGAGCGCTCGCTGTCCGTCGGCTCGCCTGGCCGCCTGCGGGTCACCCGGCGGCAGGTCCTCAAGGCCACCGCGCTGGCCGGCAGCGGGACGCTGCTGGGCCGGATGCCGGGCCTGGTCGGCAGGCTCCAGCAGGCCGGCGCCCAGCCGCCTGATGTCCGCTATCCCCTCGCCCGGCCGGAGAACGTCCTCTACTCGGCGTGTCTGGGCTGCAACACCGGCTGCGGCATCAAGGTGGGCATCGTCGACGGGGTGGCCGCCAAGATCGACGGGAACCCCTACAACCCGTTCACGCTGGTACCCCACCTGCCCTACGCCACCGCGCCCGCCCAGGCCGTGGGCGTGGAGGGCGCCATTTGCCCCAAGGGCCAGGCGGGCCTGCTGACAGTCTACGACCCGTTCCGCATCCGCCGGGTGCTCAAGCGCGCCGGCCCCCGAGGCTCCAACCGCTGGCGCACCATCCCCTTCGAGCAGGCGGTGACCGAGATCGTGGAGGGCGGGCGGCTGTTCGCGGACATCGGCGAAGATCGCCACGTCCCCGGCCTGCGCGAGGTGTGGGCGCTGCGGGACCCCAAGGTCGCCAAGGCCATGGACGCCGCCGTCGGCGCGATCCGCGCCGAGAAGGATCCGGCGAAGAAGCGGGCGCTGGTCGAGCAGTTCAAGCGTGATTTCCGCGAGCACCTCCACACGCTGATCGACCCCGACCATCCCGACCTGGGGCCCAAGAACAACCAGTTCCTGTACGTCTTCGGACGGCAGAAGGCAGGGCGCGCCGAGTTCGTGCGGCGGTTCGTGGTCGACAGCTTCGGCTCGGTCAACTTCCACGGCCACACCACCGTCTGCCAGGGGTCGCTCTACTTCGCCTGCAAGGCCATCAGCGAGCAGTACCAGCTCGACCCCAAGAGCGGCAAGATGAAGTGGACGGGCGGGGCCAAGGCCTACTGGCAGGGCGACGCGGAAGGCGCCGAGTTCATGATCTTCGTGGGAGCCTCGCCCTTCGAGGGCAACTACGGGCCGTCCAACCGCGTCCCGCGGATCACCGAGGGCCTGGTCAGCGGTCGGCTGAAGTTCGCCGTGATCGACCCGCGGCTCTCCAAGACCGCCGCCAAGGCCTGGCGGTGGGTGCCGGCACGGCCCGGCACCGAGGCGGCGTTCGCGCTGGGCATGATGCGGTGGATCATGGAGCACCGCCGCTTCGACGAGCGCTTCCTGCGCAACGCCAACAAGGCGGCGGCCGCGGCCGACGGCGAGCCGTCGTGGACCAACGCCACCTGGCTGGTGAAGCTCGACCACGGCAAGCCCGGCGCGTTCCTGCGCGGCTCCGACCTGGGGATCAAGCCCGCCACGCGCACCGCCACGGTGAAGGACAAGACCGTGGAGTACGCGTTCGATCCCTTCGTGGTGCTCAGCGGCGGCCAGCCCGTGCTGGTCGACCCCTACGACGAGCAGACGCCGGTCGAGGGCGACCTCTTCGTCGCGGGCACCGTCGGCGGGCACCAGGTCAAGAGCGCCCTGCAGCTCCTGTGGGAGGAGGCTGCGGCGCGCACCATCGAGCAGTGGGCCGAGATCTGCGGGGTCCGCCCCGCGGACATCGTCGACCTCGCCCGGGAGTTCACCAGCCACGGCAAGAAGGCCGTGGCCGACATCCACCGCGGCGTCAGCCAGCACACCAACGGGTTCTACAACGTGGTGGCCTGGATGAGCCTGAACGCGCTGATCGGGAACATCGACTGGAAGGGCGGCTCGGCCTACGCCAAGGTCTACGACATCAGCGGCAGCAAGGAGGGCCAGCCCTTCCCGCTGGCCGACCTGCACCCGAAGAAGACCACGGCGTTCGGCATCTCGCTGATCCGCCACGAGACCACGTACGAGGAGTCGACGCTCTTCGCCGGCTACCCCGCCCGGCGGCCCTGGTACCCGCTGGCGTCGGACATCTACCAGGAGATCGTGCCCTCGCTGGGCGACGGGTATCCGTATCCCATCAAGATCGCCTACCTGTACATGGGCTCGCCGGTCTACGCCCTCCCCGGGGGCCACACGAACATCGAGATCCTCAAGGACCCCGAGAAGCTGCCGCTGTTCATCGCGTGCGACATCACCATCGGCGAGACCTCCATGTACGCCGACTACATCATCCCCGACCTCTCGTACCTGGAGCGGTGGGAGTTCCACGGCTCGCACCCCAACATGACCGTCAAGGTGCAGCCGGTCCGGCAGCCCGTCATCCCACCCATTCCCGAGACCGTCCGCGTCTTCGGCGAGGAGATGCCGGCCTGCCACGAGGCGTTCTTCCTGGCCTGCGCCGAGAAGCTCGGCCTGCCCGGCTTCGGCAAGGATGGGTTCGGCCCGGGGATGGACTTCCGGCGCCCGGAGGACTTCTACCTGAAGCAGGTGGCCAACCTCGCCGCGGGCGAGAAGCCCGGCGACGCCGTGCCCGACGCCGACGACGCCGAGGTCCGGCTCTTCCTCGAGGCGCGCCGGCACCTGCCCGGGACCGTGTTCGACCCCGAGAAGTGGAAGGCCGCAGTCGGCGACGCGTGGTGGCGCAAGGTCGTCTACGTCCTCAACCGCGGCGGCCGGTTCCAGGACCACGCGAAGGCGTACAAAGGAGCGCAGCTCGGCAACCCCTACGGCAAGCTGTTCAACCTCTACCAGGAGAAGACCGCCAAGACCAAGGACTCGATGACGGGCAAGCCCTTCCCCGGCCTGGCGACGTACCTGCCCGGCCCGGTGGACGTGACCGGCAAGCCCATCGACGACGCGGCGGCAGGATACGACCTGCGCCTGATCACCTACCGGGAGGTGACCCACACCAAGTCGCGCACGGCCAGCAACTACTGGCTGCTGGCACTGTTGCCCGAGAACAGCGTGCTGGTGTCTCGCCAAGACGCCGAGCGCCTGGGGCTGCGCGACGGGGACAGCGTGCGGGTGACCTCGGCCAGTAACCCCGAGGGCATTTGGGACCTCGGCAACGGGCAGACCAAGCCCATGGTCGGACGCGTCAGGATCACCGAGGGCCTGCGCCCCGGCGTGGTGGCGTTCTCGCTGGGCCACGGCCACTGGGCCTACGGCGCCACCGACGTGGTCATCGACGGGAAGACGGTCCGGGGTGATGCGCGCCGCGGCCGCGGGATCCACGCCAACGCCGCGATGCGCCTGGACCCGGTGTTGAAGAACACGTGCCTGAGCGATCCGGTGGGCGCCAGTGCGGTCTTCTACGATACGCAGGTGAAGCTGGTGAAGAGCGCATGACCGCCCGGGACGGGCACGCTGGAGCAGCCGGCCGGGGACGCGTTCGGGGTCAGCGCCGGGTGGGCCGACGCCGGGGCCCGCGGTGGGGAGCGTGGGTGGCGGGTGCTGCGGGGCTGGTGGCTGCGGTCGCGGCGCTGGTGCTGCTGGTGACGCGCCCGCCGACGGTCCCGGCGCCCGCGCCGGCTGCCCATCCCTCGGGCGCCGCGCCCTCGGCGACGCTGGTCCTCTACCAGCCGCCCACCTGAGCGTGCTGCGCCAGGTACGCAGCGTACCTGGCAGCGTCGGGGGTCCCGACGCAGGCGATCACGACCGACGCGCTGGACGAGGTCAAGCACCGCCACCGGGTCCCCCATGAGCTCGCGAGCTGTCACACCGCGGTGGCAGGACGGTACTTCGTTGAAGGTCACGTGCCCGTGGCCGCCATCGCGCGGTTGCTGCGCGAGCAGCCGGCGATCCGGGGCATTGCGTTGCCGGGCATGCCGCCCGGGTCGCCGGGCATGGACGGGGTCCAGGCCGGGCCGCTGATCGTCTACGCGGTATCGGACGCCGGGATCCGCGAGTTCGCGCGGTTCTGACGCAGGCCCGTTGGCGCTGTGGGGAGACGGAACCCACCAGAAGTCTCGGTCCCCCTCCCTGCGCCCCTCGTCCCCGTGACGGTGATCGTTCGCCGCAACCGGTTCGCGGTCGACGTCCGACAGGGTCGGCGGCGCCTGCGGCTGCACCTTCCCAACCCCGGCCGCATGGAGGAACTGCTCGTGCCCGGCGCGCGCGGCCTGGCCGTGCTCACCCCCAGGCGCGGACGGCGGACCGCGGGCACGCTCCTGCTCGTCCGCCACCGCGGCCGGTGGGTGGGCATGGACGCCCGCCTGCCGAACCGTCTCTTCGAGGAAGCGTTGCGGCAGGGGGCGCTGGTGCCCTTTCGCGGGTATCTGCGGTGGCGGCGCGAGGTAGCACTCGGGGGCTCCCGCATCGACTTTGTGCTGGAGGGCCCCGCTGGCCGCTGCCTGGTGGAAACCAAGTCGTGCAACCGGGTGGACCACGGCGTCGCGCTCTTCCCCGACGCGCCCACGGCGCGGGGCGCCGTGCACCTGCGGCTGCTGGCCCGCGCCGCTCGGGCGGGCCGGCGGGCCGCAGTGGTGTGGTTCGTGCAGCGCGACGACGCGCGCGCGCTGCGGCCGTTCGCGGAGGTGGACCCGCAGTTCGCGCAGGCTGTGGCGCAGGCCGCGCGGGCCGGGATCGAGCTGTACGCCTACGCGTGTCGGGTGACGCCCCAGGCGGTAACGATCGGCCGCGCGATCCCCGTGATCGGCTCCTCCACGCCGGCGCACGGCACCGGGCGGGCCTGGCACTCCCGCCAGTGGTCACCGGTGGGCGCGCGCTAGAACTGAGCCGACAGGGCGCACAACACTGGGCGGGCCTAGCACTCCCGCCAGGGCTGCTGAAGCGATTCCAGCACGGCTATTCGAGGCAGGCGAACAGGGCGACCAGCGACAAGACCAGGGCGGCGAGTGGCGGTTCGCCGCGCACGACCTCGCCGACGGCGTAGCGCGTCGCCCCGCCCCGGGTGTGGGCGGTGAAGGTACGCCGTTCTGGGTCCACGATCCAGACCGCGGTGGCACCCGCCCGGAGAAAGTCTGCGATCCTCGCCGCCACCTCGCCGGGGCGGTCGTCGGGGGAGAGCACCTCGACAGCCAGGTCGGGAGCGCCCGGGAAGAACGCACAGGGGATCGGCGAAGGCACCCGGTGGCGCAGCACCACGGCCACGTCAGGCGCCCATACGGTGGAAGGGTCGACGCCCAGGACGAACCCCGTCTCGACCAGGACGATCCCGCCCCTCGGGGCTCGGTGCGCTCGTCGCCGATCCCCTCGCGCGCTTGGTGAGGGGAAAATCGGGTGGGCGCCCGATTGCGCACCTCGGGCGCACGCCGTAGGACAACAGCAAAGGGACCGGCGGAATTGGACCGTTTCCTCCACATTCGGGCGGCGCGCGCCGGCGGCCGCACTCCCAGGGGGACCTCATGGGAACCGACGATGCGACCCTGTCGGCCAGGGCGGCCACCACGGAGGGAGCGGCACCGGTGCCCGATCGCGACGATCGCTGCGCTGAACGCGACCAGGCCGCCGATAACGACGTCGTACCTCCGCCCGCGCGCCTGCGTCGCCGGGAGTTCCTCCAGCAGGCCGGCACGCTGGCCGGGGGCGCGGTCCTGGCGCAGGCCCTGCCGCTCCAGCTCCTGCAGACGCTGTCCACCGTCACCAACCCGCTGGAGGCCTACCCCGACCGCGCCTGGGAACGCGTCTACCGCGACCAGTACCGCTATGACAGCAGCTTCACGTTCGTCTGCTCGCCCAACGACACCCACCACTGCCGGCTGCGGGCCTTCGTGCGCAACGGCGTCATTGTCCGCATCGAGCAGAACTACGACGTCGACCGCTACCGCGATCTGTACGGCAACCGCGCCACGCCGGCGTGGAACCCCCGGGGGTGCCTGAAGGGCTACACGTTTCACCGGCGGGTCTACGGCCCGTACCGGCTCCGCTACCCGATGATCCGGCGGGGCTGGAAGCAGTGGGCCGACGACGGGTACCCCGAGCTCACCGACGAGCTGCGCCGTCGCTACCGCTTCGACAGCCGGGGACAGGACACGTTCGTCCGCGTCTCCTGGGACGACGCGTACGCGTACGTGGCGTCGGCGTTCATCGCCATCGCGCGCCGGTACAGCGGCGAGGAGGGCGCCAGGCGCCTGCTGGCCCAGGGCTATCCGCCCGAGATGGTCGAGGCGATGCACGGCGCCGGCGTGCGCACCTTCAAGTTCCGCGGCGGCATGGGGCTGCTGGGCGTGATCGGCAAGTACGGCCTGTGGCGGGCCGCCAACATGATGGCACTGCTGGACGCCCACGTGCGCGGCGTCGGCCCCGACGAGGCCCTGGGCGCGCGCAAGTGGAGCAACTACACCTGGCACGGCGACCAGGCGCCCGGGATGCCCTTCGTGCACGGCCTGCAGACCTCCGACGTGGACTTCAACGAGCTGCGGCACGCCCGGCTGCACATCCAGGTCGGCAAGAACCTGGTCGAGAACAAGATGCCCGAGAGCCACTTCTTCATCGAGCTGATGGAGCGGGGGGCCACGATCGTCGTCATCACCCCCGAGTACAGCCCGCCCGCCACCAAGGCCGACTACTGGATGCCGATCCGCCCCCAGACCGACGCCGCGCTGTTCCTGGGCATCACGAAACTCCTGATGGACCGCGGCTGGTACGACGACGCCTTCGTGCGGCAGTTCACCGACTTCCCGTTGATCGTCCGGACCGACACCCTGACGCGCCTGCGGGCCCACGAGGTCTTCCCCGACTACCGGTCCGGGCTGGCACCCGACGGACCCAGCGTCCGACGGCAGAACCTGCAGCCCGACCAGTACGCGCGGCTGGGCGACTTCGTGGTGTTCGACAAGACCACCGGGCGGCTGCGCGCCATCACCCGCGACGACGTCGGGCAGCGCATGACCGCCAAGGGTATCGCGCCAGCGTTGCGCTGGCGCGGCAGGGTGCGGCTGACGGACGGCAGCGAGGTCGAGTGCCTTACGCTGTGGGAAGCCTACCGCGACCACCTGCGGGACTACGACCTGGACACCGTCGCCGAGATCACCCACGTGCCCACGCGGATGATTCAGCGCCTGGCCCGCGACATCGCCACCCGCAAGCCGGTGGCCATCCACATCGGCGAGGGCATCAACCACTGGTTCCACGCCACGCTGGCCAACCGGGCCTTCTACCTGCCGTTGATGCTCACGGGCAACATCGGCGTCCCGGGCGCCGGCTGCCATACCTGGGCCGGGAACTACAAGGCCGGCATCTTCCAGGGGTCGCCGTGGACCGGCCCGGGCATCACGGGCTGGCTGTTCGAAGACCCGTTCCAGCCGACGCTGGACCCCAACGCCCACGGCAAGACCATCAAGGTCCGCAAGTACCTCAAGGACGAGGAACCGGCCTACTGGGACCACGGTGACGTGCCCCTGGTCGTCACCACCCCCAAGGCCGGCCGGAAGGTCTTCACCGGCCAGACCCACATGCCCACACCCACCAAGGTCATCTGGTACAACAACGTCAACCTCATCAACAACGCCAAGTGGGCCTACGGCGTCATCAAGAACGTCAACCCCCGGGTCGAGCTCATCATCAACCAGGACGTGGAGATGACGGCCTCGGCCGAGTACGCCGACGTGATCCTCCCGGCCAACACCTGGGTGGAGTTCCAGTCGTGGGAGCTCACGGCGTCGTGCAGCAACCCCTTCCTCCAGATCTGGAAGGGCGGCATCCGGCCCCTGTTCGACACCAAGGACGACGCCCTGATCATCGCCGAGGTGGCGGCCAAGCTGGCGGTCAAGACCGGCGACCGCCGGTTCCGGGACTACTTCCGCTTCATCCTCGACGGCCGCCCCGAGGTCTACATCCAGCGCATTCTGGACAGCAGCACCTCCACCGTGGGCTACCGCTTCGCGGACATCGTGGCCGGCAGGTACGGCGAGCCCGGCGCGGCCCTCATGCTCTTCCGCACCTACCCCCGGGTGCCGTTCTACGAACAGGTGCACGACAGCGAGCCGTTCTACACCGACACCGGCCGGCTCAACGCCTATTGCGACATCCCCGAGGCCATCGAGTACGGTGAGAACTTCGTGGTCCACCGCGAGGGGCCCGAGGCGACGCCCTACCTGCCCAACGTCATCGTGTCCAGCAACCCGCTGGTGCGGCCCGAGGACTACGGCATCCCGCTCGACGCCCTCCACTGGGACCTGCGGACGGTGCGCAACGTGAAGCTGCCCTGGACCAGGGTCAAAGAGACCACCAACCCCCTGCGCCAGCGCGGCTACCGGTTCTACTGCCTGACCCCCAAGACCCGGCACCGCGTCCACTCGTCGTGGAGCAGCACCGACTGGAACCTGATCTGGGACTCCAACTTCGGCGACCCGTACCGGCTCGACCGGCGCACGCCGGGCGTGGGCGAGCACCAGCTGCACATGCACCCGCAGGCGGCTCGCGACCTGGGCATCAACGACGGCGACTACGTCTACGTCGACGCCTTCGCCGCGGACCGGCCCTACCTCGGGTGGACCCCCGCCGACCCCTTCTACCGCGTGGCACGGTGCATGGTGCGCGTCAAGTACAATCCCGCCTACCCCTACGACGTCGTGATGATGAAGCACGCGCCGTTCATCGCCACCGAGAAGTCGGTGCGCGCCCACGAGACCCGCCGTGACGGCCTGGCGCAGTCGGCCGACACGGGCTACCAGGCCAACCTCCGCTACGGCAGCCAGCAGTCGGTGACCCGCGACTGGCTGATGCCCATGCACCAGACCGACACCCTGTTCCACAAGGCCAAGGGAGCGGTGGCGTTCGTCTTCGGGGGTGAGGCCGACAACCACGCGGTCAACACGGTGCCCAAGGAGACCCTGGTGAAGATCACCAAGGCCGAAGACGGTGGCCTGGGCGGCCGGGGCCTGTGGGAGCCGGCGCGCACGGGCCACACGCCGGGGCGCGAGCGCCCGTTCATGCGGCGCTACCTGGCCGGCCGGCTCGTCACCATCTCGAGGGGCTGAGCGACGGTGCCCGACAAACCCTTCGAGCCCGACGACCCGCTGGCGCTGGTTGGCGTGGCGGTCGACGCCGACGCCGCGGCGGCGGAAGCCATGGCCAGGTGCCTGGTGGAGGAGTACCTGCGGGAGGGGTGGACGCCCGACCGCCTGCTGGCGCTGTGCCGCAACCCGTTCTACCAGGCGCTCCACGCCATCTACCGGGAGCGCGGGGAGGACGGCGTGCAGGCGTTGATCGCCGAGGCCGCGGCCACCTGGGGCGTCTGGCGCACCACGGTGGGCCCGGTGCGCCCCCACCGGCCCGGCACACCCGATGCGGCGGGAGGTCGCGACGATGCCTGAGGTCTACAACTGGCAGCTGGGCCGCAAAATGACCTACCGCTTCCCGGAGCGGCACAGCCGCTGGCAGTTCGCGGCGGTCTTCAACATCAACCGGTGCATCGCGTGCCAGACGTGCACCATGGCGTGCAAGAGCACCTGGACCCACGCCCGCGGCCAGGAGTACATGTGGTGGAACAACGTGGAGACCAAGCCCTACGGCGGCTACCCGCACTTCTGGGACGTCAAGACCCTGGAGTTGCTGGAGCAGGCCAACCCGGGCGGGCAGACCTGGACGCTGGCCGGGCGGGACGGCCGGCGGGCACCCTACGGGGTCTACGGCGGGAAGACGATCTTCGAGGCGGCACCGCGGGGCCAGGACTACGTGGGCTACCTGCCGACCGACGACGAGTGGCGGGCGCCCAACCTGTACGAGGACACCTCCACCGCCTACCCCACGGGGCCGGGCCGCTACCACCCCACCGGCGAGACGCTACCCCAGCACCGCACCTGGTTCTTCTACCTGCAGCGGATCTGCAACCACTGCACCTATCCGGCGTGTCTGGCGGCCTGTCCCCGCAACGCCATCTACAAGCGCCCCGAGGACGGCATCGTCCTCATCGACCAGCAACGGTGCCGCGGGTATCGCAAGTGCGTCGAAGCGTGCCCGTACAAGAAACCGATGTTCAACGCGTTCACCCGGGTGGCCGAGAAGTGCATCGCGTGCTACCCGCGCATCGAAGGCCGGGACCCCCTCCACCCCGGCGTGCCCATCGAGGCCCGGTGCATGGCAGCGTGCGTGGGCAAGATCCGGCTCCAGGGGCTGGTGCGCGTGGACGCCGACGGCACCTGGGTCGAAGACCGCTACCACCCGCTGTACTTCCTCGTGCACGTGGCCAGGGTAGCGCTGCCCCTGTACCCGCAGTTCGGGACGCAGCCCAACGTCTACTACATCCCCCCGCGCTGGGTGCCGCGCCCCTACCTGCGGCAGATGTTCGGCCCGGGCGTCGACGAGGCCATCGCCGCCTACACGGCGCCGTCCCGGGAGCTGCTGGCGGTGCTGCAGCTGTTCCGCACCACACAGCGCATGATCTTCCGCTACCGCATCACGCCCGGCCGCAAGGTGTTCGAGACGACCATCGCCGGGAAACCGTGGGCGATGTACAACGACACCATCGTGGGCCTCGATCGCGCCGGCCGGGAGGTCGTGCGCGTGACGGTCGAAGAGCCGGTCTTCGTCCGGCCCCGGCAGCACCTGAACACCATCTGACGCCATGGGAATCTGACGCCATGGGCGCACGATCCCCTCAGATCGCCGCAGACGCCGTGGCCGGACCGCTGTGGCGCAGCGCCGTCTACCGGTTCTTCTCGCAGGCACTGCGTCCGCCAGACCGGTGGGCGCAGGACCTCCAGGCCCCGGACCTGCCGGCACCGCCGGATGCGCCGGCAGACGGCGCGGCAGCGGTCGCCGCGGCGGTCGACGCGCTGGTCGCCACCCCGCGCGCGGTGCTGGCCGACGCATACCAGGCAGCCTTCGGGCATCAGCTCGGCACCCGGGCAGCGCTGGACGAAGCGCGCTACGTGCCCGGCGGCGTCTTCGCCCAGGCGCAGTGCACCGCAGACGTCGCCGGCTTCTACCGGGCGTTCGGGCTCGAGGTGGCCGACCGCGCGCACGAGCGCCCCGACCACCTCAGCGTGGAGCTGGAGTTCATGCACGTGCTCGCGTACCGGGAAGCCTACG is a window encoding:
- a CDS encoding molecular chaperone TorD family protein gives rise to the protein MGARSPQIAADAVAGPLWRSAVYRFFSQALRPPDRWAQDLQAPDLPAPPDAPADGAAAVAAAVDALVATPRAVLADAYQAAFGHQLGTRAALDEARYVPGGVFAQAQCTADVAGFYRAFGLEVADRAHERPDHLSVELEFMHVLAYREAYARVHHGPEQVALLVGAQRQFLQDHLGQWVPVLARVVQAQAPGPYARVLAALATWVTADATRMGATLAPDPALVPPDDAPAPDDDRTACGIARCPLEVPP